A stretch of DNA from Saccharospirillum mangrovi:
CGTCTGGACGGTGAAATTCGTGTGTCCGGTGCCAAAAACGCCGCATTGCCGATCATTGCCGCCACCTTGCTGACCAAAGAACCGGTCACCGTGCGCAACCTGCCGCACCTGAACGACATCACCACCATGATCGAACTGCTGGCCTGCATGGGCGTTGAAGTGGTCATCGGTGAAGACATGAGCGTCGAAGTTACCGCCGGCACCATTCGCAACGTGACCGCGCCTTATGAACTGGTCAAAACCATGCGCGCCTCCATTCTGGTGCTCGGCCCGTTGCTGGCGCATTTCGGTGAAGCCAACGTCTCGTTGCCCGGTGGTTGCGCCATCGGCAGTCGTCCGGTCGATTTGCACATTCGCGGTCTGGAAGCCATGGGCGCGCAGATTGACGTCGAAGACGGCTACATCCGTGCCCGCAACAACGGCCGCCTTAAAGGTGCGCGCATCTTTTTCGACAAGGTCACCGTGACCGGCACCGAAAACATCCTGATGGCCGCCGCTCTGGCCGAAGGCACGTCCGTGTTGGAAAACGCCGCTAAGGAACCGGAAGTGGTCGATCTGGCGAATTGCCTGATCGCCATGGGCGCCAAAATCACCGGCGCCGGCACCGACACCATCACCATCGAAGGTGTCGAAAGCCTGCACTCAGCCGACTATTCGGTATTGCCCGATCGCATCGAAACCGGCACCTATCTGGTGGCGGCTGCCATCACCCGTGGTCGCATTCGTCTGCGCGAAGCCGATGCCTCCACCATGGGCGCGGTGCTGGATAAATTGCGTGAAGCTGGCGCTCGGATCGAGACCGGTGACAACTGGATTGAACTGGATATGGAAGGCCGTCGCCCCAAAGCGGTCGATATCACCACCGCGCCCTATCCGGCGTTTCCGACCGACATGCAGGCACAGTTCACCACCCTGAACGCTATTGCTGAAGGTACGGGTTCGGTGGAAGAAACGGTGTTTGAGAACCGTTTCATGCACATCAACGAACTCGAGCGCATGGGCGCCGAAGCCCGCATCAAAGGCAACACCGTGGTCATTACCGGCCACGATAACCTGACCGGCGCGCCGGTAATGGCAACCGACTTGCGCGCCTCGGCGTCGCTGGTGCTGGCTGGCCTGGTCGCCAAGGGTTCGACGCTGGTCGATCGCATTTACCACATCGACCGTGGCTACGAATGCATTGAAGAAAAACTGGCGCAGCTGGGCGCGACGATCAAACGCGTCGCCGGCTAACACGCCAACCACCTGCCACGGACGGCGGACCAACAACCTGTTACCTGAACCAACCTCGCGCTACCACGAGGCCAACTCACCCAGATCAAGAGCGCACAACCGAGCATGGCGAAGCCGACCGACCAGATCACCATTGCCCTGTCCAAAGGGCGGATTCTCAAGGAAACCTTGCCGTTGTTCGCGGCCGCCGGCATTGAGCCGCTGGAAGACATCCATCGCTCGCGCAAACTGATTTTTGAAACCACCCGCCCGGACGTTCGTTTCATCCACATTCGTGCCACCGATGTCCCGACTTACGTTGAATACGGCGTCGCCGATTTAGGCGTCGCCGGCAAAGACGTGCTGATGGAGCACGGCGCCGACGAGATGTACGAACTGCTCGATCTCGACATCGCCCGCTGCCGCCTGATGACCGCGCGGCTGGTCG
This window harbors:
- the murA gene encoding UDP-N-acetylglucosamine 1-carboxyvinyltransferase produces the protein MDKLLITGGARLDGEIRVSGAKNAALPIIAATLLTKEPVTVRNLPHLNDITTMIELLACMGVEVVIGEDMSVEVTAGTIRNVTAPYELVKTMRASILVLGPLLAHFGEANVSLPGGCAIGSRPVDLHIRGLEAMGAQIDVEDGYIRARNNGRLKGARIFFDKVTVTGTENILMAAALAEGTSVLENAAKEPEVVDLANCLIAMGAKITGAGTDTITIEGVESLHSADYSVLPDRIETGTYLVAAAITRGRIRLREADASTMGAVLDKLREAGARIETGDNWIELDMEGRRPKAVDITTAPYPAFPTDMQAQFTTLNAIAEGTGSVEETVFENRFMHINELERMGAEARIKGNTVVITGHDNLTGAPVMATDLRASASLVLAGLVAKGSTLVDRIYHIDRGYECIEEKLAQLGATIKRVAG